In the genome of Natronomonas salina, the window GCTCTCATCATCCTCACCCTTGACATACACTTCGCCACCGGTAGTAGCAAGGTCCTCTGGTTCTACGTCAAATTTCGCAGCAGCGTGCTGGAACAGTTGCTCTTTAGCATCAAAGCAAGCTTTCCGAACAGCATTACCTGTGTTGAACGTGAGTCTACTGGAGATTGACCCGTCATCATATGGAGTAACCTCAGTATCTCCACGGAGGACACGCACATCGCTAAGGTCAACTCCGAATTCTTCAGCGGCAATCTGTGCAAGAACAGTCATCGACCCAGTACCAATTTCCTCGGCTGTGGTCCGTACCTCAATACGGCCATCGCCGTGGACCTTCACGAACGCGCTCGAAGCTGTTGGAGCCATACTATACTTACTTCCTTGCGCAAGCCCAACCCCGCGAAGCCAATCGTCATCATCTGCTTCACGTTGGCGCGCGTCCATGTCGATGGCTTTAGCCGCACGGTCAAGGCACTCCTTCGCCCCCATGCTTTTCATCACCTCGCCAGCTGGGTTCTCGTCGCCCTCCTCCATTGTATTCTGCTCTCGAAAGGCGATTGGATCCCAACCTTGGTCCATGACGATGTCCTCAATTAGCGACTCAATGGCGAAGATAAGCTGTGAGTTGCCGAAACCACGGAAGGACCCCGCAATGGGGAGGTTCGTATAGACACCGTATGAATCGAACTTCAAATTCGGGATATCGTAAGTCCCAACTGCAGCGAATCCACAGTTTCTAGTAACCAGAAATCCCGTACCGGCATAGGCCCCTCCCCCGAGATAGGTCTTAATCTTCATCCCGGTAATCTCTTGATCATCCGTGACACCGATTTTCACCTCCGTCTCGAACGGTGTTCGGTATGTCCCCTCGATGAACTGATCCTGCCTCGAAAAGGCCAATTTCACCGGCCTGTGGTCGGTATGTTTCGCGACTGCTGCCGCGATCGGTTCCGTCACTCCCTCTTTGCCACCAAAACTCCCGCCAACGTAGGGGACCTTTAGGTTGATCGACGATGAGGGCACGTCAAAGGCGGCTGCGAGCATATTCTTCACGCGGTAGGTCGTGTTCGTGGACGTCCACATCCGGAGTTCGTCCTCTGGCGTCCACTTGGCGACGCTAACATGAGGCTCCATTTGGACGTGGTGCATCATCTCTGTGTCGAAAGATCCTTCGTAAACGTGGTCTGCCTCATCAAATCCTTTCTCTATGTCGCCAGTCCGGATTCGGTGGTTTGCGTAAAGATTTGGTCGGTTGGGATCCAGTCGAGGTTTGAGAACGTCGCTTGTCCCATAGTCATGGAGGTCTTCATGGACGACGGCTGGTGGGTCTTCTTTGAGTGCCTCTTGAGTATCGAACACCGCGTCAAGTGGCTCATACTCAACCTCGACTGCGTCGGTTGCTTTGCGAGCAATTTCCTCAGTCTCAGCGGCGACAGCAGCCACGGGTTCGCCGACGAATCGGACCTTCGCCTTGGGCAAGATGTACTCATCGTCAATCCCGGAGCCGAAGCGATTGTCGGGGACATCTTCGCCAGTGACCACCGCGGCGACACCCGACATATCCTCAGCCTCGCTAGTGTCTACATCAATGATTTTTGCGTGAGCGTGCTGGCTGTGGACGAGTTCAACGTGTAGCATCCGGGGCTTCTCGATGTCGTACGTATACTCGGCTTCGCCGATGATCTTGCTCACTGCGTCGAGACGCTCCTCAGAGGACCCGACGACGTCAGTATCCTCATCGGCATCCCGGTCGACCGTCTCCTCGGGGACGGATTCGTGCTTACTCATGCCATGCGTCTATTGCGAGGTGTTGCATATATAATTTCGTCCTGATGAACCATTGACGACCTCACTATCTGGCAAGTCGAGACTTTGTAAAGAGGAGCCACGAGAAAGGGAAGTTTCTGTCACCCACCGGACAGCCCTCACTACTATTTGGCCTTGCTGTGTCTTACCACAGGACATACCTTTATAGTGCGTGCCTCAAAATACACTTTCAACATGGCGATAGAGCAGCGTAACAACAGCGAGTTTTACAGAGCGAGCTCGTTCGCAGAAGCCGCGAACCTCTTACGGGAGCACGATGCCGCAATTATCGCTGGTGGACAGAGCCTGATGCCACTCCTCCGGCAGGGCGTGATTGATAAGGAGGCCATCGTGGATGTCTCTGCAATCGAAGGCCACAACGAAATCGACACCGACGATACCGAACTATATCTCGGCGGGCTCGCGACTCACCGAGAGTTGATAGAAAGCGATCTAGCTGAAACTCCTTGGGACGCGCTGGTGGAAACTGCGAAAGAAATCGGCGACCGCCAAGTCCGCAATTGGGGCACAATCGGAGGATCAATCGCCCATGCCGACCCCTCTCTCGACTATCCCCCGACAATGATCGCGTTAGACGCCGAAGTCGAGTGCTCAAACGGAGAGACCACCGAGTACGTCCCACTCGAGGATTTCTATGTGGCCGAGTACGTAACTGTCCTCGATCCGGACCAGCTTGTTACGGGAGTTCGCATCCCGCGTCCCCCCGAAGGGTCCGGCGTTGCTTTCGAGAAATTCGCTTGGCGAAAAGGTGATATGTCACTGGTCAACGTCGCCGTGCGGCTGAGCGTCGAAGGGTCCGAAATCACTGAGGCCCGAATCATTGTCGGATGCATGGGTCCTACCCCACTTCGAATGGAGGAGATGGAAGAAGCGCTGGTTGGTTCGTCCATAGACGACACCGAACGCCAACGCGCAGTAGCAGAACACGTAGATAAATTCACCCAACCAGTAGGTGAAGAGCATGCCTCTGTAGAATATAAGAACCGCCTGGCCGAACGGCTGACAGAGAAGGCGTTGCAGACTGCCGCGGAGCGCGCAATGGAGGGGACCGCATGACTATTACACTCACCGTTAACGGCGAGAAGAAGGAGATCGATGTTGACCCGACCATTCCACTCTCAAAGCTATTACGTGAGGAGCTTGAACTAAAAGGGACTAAACGCGGCTGCGAGACCGGTAAGTGTGGAGCCTGTACCGTAATCGTCGACGGGAAGGCCACAAAGTCGTGTCAACGTCTTGCCGGCCAGTCCGAGGGCACAGATGTGCTGACGATAGAAGGCCTCGCTGATCGGGCCGAAGAAGGCGACGAACTCCACCCCGTCCAGCAGGGATTCGTGGATGAATTCGGGATGCAGTGTGGGTATTGCACGCCGGGCATCGCCATGATGTCAGTTGCTCTGCTTGAGGAGAATCCCAATCCAACACGGGAAGAAATCCAGCACGGCATTAAAGGGAACCTCTGTCGCTGCACCGGCTATGCTAAGATATACGATGCAGTCCTCGGTGCCGCCGAGCAGATTGAAGATACGTCTCTTGAACCAAATGAACTATCAGGCGACGACTGAGATAGCAATGGTTACAAATTAGCCTTGAAAGTGACACAATAGGTTCATAGCGTCAGTAAAGCAATCATATCTGGCCCTCTTAGGCCCTCCTACGGCCCCCAGAATATATCATAATCCTGTTAGCTACCCTATGATTTTTGTAGTACCAGCGTGTTTCCAAGGTCGTGGTAGCACAATGGACCTAGGAATTAATGGTAAAGTTGCGGTCGTTACAGGTGCAAGTCAAGGAATCGGGAATGCGATTGCGAACACCCTAGCAGAAGAGGGCGCAGATCTGGCGATTTGTGCTCGGAGTCCTGGGCCGCTTGAAGAGGCGGCCGAAGAGATTGAATCTAAACACGGTGTTGAATGTTTGCCGAAGACCGCCGATTTTACGGACCGCGATGACGTGGCGGCTTTCGTTGATTCAGTAGTTGATCACTACGGCAAGATTGACATCTTCGTGAACAATGCCGGTAGTGCACCAGGCGGCTTATTAGAGAACCTTGACGAGGACGACTGGTACAAGGCGCTTGATCTGAAGCTGATGGGACACGTCCGCGGAGCGACGGAAGCAATGCCTCATCTTGTTGAGAGCGAAGGTGTATTGGTCAACTTGGTGGGCAATGACGGGACAAAACCCAGCCCTGGCGAGCTAGCACCCGGTGCAGCCAACGCGGGTGACATCAACATGACGGAGGCACTGGCAAAGCAGTACGGCCGGAAGGGCGTTCGGGTCAACGCAGTTAACCCGGGCCCAGTTGCGACGGGCCGGTGGGACTATCTTGTCGAGATTATGGCCGACGAACAGGACCTTACCTTTGATCAGGCGATGGAGGTCGCGGAGAACAGCATCCCGCTCGGTCGTATCTGTGAACCACAAGAAGTCGCCAACGTTGTCACGTTCTTGGCCTCCGAGCAGGCGAGTTTCGTTAACGGTGGCGTCATTGATGTTGACGGTGGTCAAGAGAAGGCGCTGCTTGAGTTTGAGACCATTCGCGCTGCGAGTGAAAACTTGGATTGAAAATCAGAGACACTAAATGAGCGACGACGACATCCGATTGCAGGATATCGACCATATCGGTGCTCCAGTCTGGGACGCCGATGCGGCGACGGCGTTCTACCAACGCTTCGGCAAGGAGGTAGTCATAGACGAGGACCTTCCGGAGTACAACATCCGGGCGGTCTTCCTAGATTTCGATGGAGTATATCTGGAGTTTCTCGAGCCGGCCGGCCCAGGAAACGTAAAGACGTTTCTCGAGCGTCATGGGCCGGGTTATCAGCACATAGCCTATCGAGTTGACGATATCGAGGCGGCCGTCGAATATCTCCGTAAAGACGGAGTTGTATTCCAGAGCGATGAACCCATGCCCGGCGCGGGTGATACCCGAATTATATTCGTTGAGGAGCGACACACTGCAGGGTTCCAAGTAGAACTGGTTGAGCGCATTTAACCAGCGATAAAATACGACTTTCGGCGGTTCTCATTATTGTTGTTAGCCGTTAGTCGAGATGGGGAGGAGAGTCTCCAGATGTGAATCAATACCGTGTTTTGTGAAAATAGGCCGAGTAGAGGTCCTTATTGGTAGATAATGTCCTTAGGGAGAGAACGGACGACCCGTTCAGGTTTGAGAGGTAACTCGGTGATTCGCGAGTTGGTAGCGTCGGCTACGGCATTGGCGATTGCCGGCCCGATCGGAATGAGGGCGGACTCACCGACACCCTTGGCGCCGTATGGTCCATCTTCGTCACTAGCTGACTCAACAAGGTGGGTCTCGATATCCGGAGCTTGACGGCTCTGAGGGATGTGGTAATCCATAAGCGAGGCGTTCAGAATTTGGCCTTGGTCGTCTAGTTCGACTTCCTCCATCAGTGTGTGGCCCATGCCCATTACCGCACCCCCCTCGATCTGCCCCTCAACAAGAGCCGGATTCACCGCCGTCCCTACGTCGTGGGAAGTGATGATTTGTTCGACTTCAACAACTCCGGTTTCAACATCAACCTCAACTACAACTCCATGAGTAGCGAAGGAGAAGGTGGGATAGGGGCTTCCCCTGAAAGTCTCGATATCGAAGTCGAAGAGGGGCGTGTAAGAAGCGGTCCCGGTCAGGAGGAGGCCATCATTATTGCAGGCAAGAACTGCTTCCTCGAATGGTATTGTTTCGTCAGTTGAGGGGGCGACAATCTTCCTTTCGGTAGCACGGAGGTCTGCTGGTGCGACACGCACATCAAACTGTTCTTCAAAAATTCCAGCGGCCTTCTCTAGGATTGTCCCTAGGGCGTCCTCAGTTGCTAACCTGACAGCATTTCCCGAGACAAACGTTTGCCTGCTGGCCGATGTTTCGTTAGCGTTAGGTGCGACCGTGCTGTCGGTGACCAATTTCACGTCATCAATATCGAGACCAAGAGTCTCCGCTGCAATCTGACTGAGTGCGGTGTCGGAACCCTGTCCGATTTCGGCAGCAGCGCACTGTATTGTAGCCGTGCCATCGGAATGGATCTCACAGAATGCACTCGAAGGATGGTGATGGCCGGTTTCTCCACATCCGTACCACATTGATGCCAGTCCAACTCCGCGGCGCTTGGCTGGGTCTTCGGGCTGTTCGATCTCGATATCTTCTAGCGCAGTCCGAACGTCCTTGATGGTCTCGGGTAGCCCAGCGGCCTCAATCTCTTGACCAGTCGTTGATGCGGGCTTTGAACCGTCGAAAGCGTTTCGCTCGCGGAGTTCGGCTGGATCCAAGCCGAGTTCCTCCGCCAATACGTCCAGTGTAGACTCGATAGCGAAAGTCGTTTGGAACATGTCGAAAGAGCGCATCGCCCCACCCCAGGGTTTGTTCGTGTAGACAGCCCGTCCACTAGCATCGACTGCATCGACGTAGTACGGCCCAGTACAGTGGACTAAAGACCGAACTGCGACTCCACTGGAGAAGGAGAGATAGGAGCCGCCGTCTACCGTGATGTCGGCCTCAACTGCTCGCAATTTACCGTCCTTGTCGGCTGCAATCCGGTAATCGAGTGTAAGAGTATTCCGCTTTACCGTTCCGCGAAACTCATCGTCGCGCTTGTACTTGACTCGGACAGGACGGTCGGTTATCCAGGCTGCAACCGCAGCGTAGCAGGGTTGATTGTGCTCAAGTTTCGATCCGAATCCACCGCCAACAGCCGGGCGGTTGACCTCAATGTCTCGTTCTGGGATATCGAGAACTCGGGCGATGCTCTGCCGGTCGCCATGGGGATGCTGAGTGCTCGTCCAGACCTCGACAGTATCGTCATAACATCGCTTCGCCGTCGACGCTTCGGGTTCCAGTGGGACGTGATCGATCATCGAACTCTGGTATGACTCCTCAACAGTCACGTCCGCATCCTCAAAGGCTGCATCGGGGTCGCCTCGAGTAAAGCCGTATTCATCGATGAGATTCCCCGTTTCATGAATTGGTTCCGCATCCTCTGCTAACGCCTCATCCGCATCGAGGGCTTTCGGCAAGCGATCGTACTCAATTACAATTTTGTCTGCCGCCTGCCTAGCGGTCGCTTCATTTTCGGCGACAACCAGGGCAACTGGATCACCGAGGTAGCGGACCTTCTCGTCGTTAAGGAGCGGCTGGTCGGGGATAATTGATCCAATGCGTTTCTCGCCTGGAATCTGATCGGCGAAAATTACATCAATTACGCCTTCTATTTCAAGGGCATCGTCGACGTCAATGGATTCTACGTAGCCATGCGCAATGGTGCTTCGCACCAGTTGACCATGCGCTAAGTCATCGAACGGGATGTCGGCAGTATAGTCCATCTCGCCTGTGACCTTCCCAAGCGCGTCTACCCGAGCTTCCCGTTCGCCTACCGGACCGTCTGGCGCGTCTTGCCCAGTATCCGCTGGTCGTTCGACTGGTTCTTGCTGACCCATACCAACCTCAAGTTGAGCCGGTTGCTTATAATTATCGCCAATCACCCATCCGAAGCGTTTTTTCCCAGAAATCTCCTCGTTAATCTGACACCTTATCTTCTAGACGCAGTGGCAGTAATATTATAATCAAAAATCCTGCATACCCACTAGAGGAGGAAATTTCTCTTGAGCATTAATATGAAGGTCCCATATCTCGGCAACAGGACCAGCTCGCTTGAGTAATTCGTAGCTTCGGGCCCCCATTCACGCTCTTCGTCAGCCTCTGAGCGCCTCCATCTATGCCCACCTCCATACTTCATCTCGCTGGAGATTCAACGCTCGTTGATACTACATCGAAGAGATTCTTGGCAGTATACCTTGACAATGAGAGCACCTTCAGAGAAATACCAATGTATTTTCTCATAATCTTTTGATAGGTAAGCCAACCAAGGTTGGCGAGCTTTCGAGCCAATGGGGAATCGCTCGCACCCCAAACACATATTACACAGGCCACTAACGCTGAGACCAAATGTCACAGGATTCCAACTCTGATGCAGCGTCAAAGCTATCGATTACACTACCTCCGGATTGGACCAATGCTGAAACCGAACGGCTTGACGAGAACTCATACCTAGTACAGCGGCTGGATAACTCAAACCATCGACCGCTATTGGCGTTACCCGGCGGTGAGCGTCCCATCCTAGTTGACGTACACTATGGACGAAGCGTCATTGTTCGGAATCGGATTGACGCAATTAGATACGGCTACCAAGAGAGCGATGTTTACACAGAGTTCTATTATCTCCAGATTATCGATGAACCAGAGTGGGTCCAGATAACCGAAGAGAGCCCGGAACACGACCTGGCAATCGTACCTCACCTTGAGGAGTGGGTCGAATCAGGTGAGCTTACAGAAGCCGAAGCCGAGTGGGCAGACGATCAGTTCGACTAAGCCATGCTGCTGAACCGTTCTCAATTTACGGTTGATTGGTCTCTGGTGTCGTTCACCTTGTGAATAATTAACAAACGAAGCTCGTTTTCCTTTTTGAGATGAGGGCGTAGAGCCTGTGGATCGTGGTAACTATAAGCGTGTCACGGGCGATATTGCCATAGAGGGGATCCACCTTCGATTTCTGGACGATTATCTGGTTGCATACTGATCAAGGCGGACTACGATCGCAGTCGAAGGTATGTGACAACACACCACAAACCATAAGTAGATCTATGAGCTAATCTACTCGTCATGGCTATGGATAGCAGCAAATTCGCCAAAGAAGTGATTAGCGAGTCAAATCATCGCGGGAAGGAACTCGCTGAGAAAGTGTTCAACGCCGACGACACGATAACCGGCGACGACCTCATTCCGATGCTCAAGGGTTTCATGTGGTCGGAGTTCTATCTTGGCGTCATCCCCCCGATGCGGGTAATGTCGATGATGTATGATGGCGCATACGAAATCGACGTGGAGAACATAGACATCATGCTCGGGCTAGGCGACCAGATTCGCGACGAAGTCAAACATTCTAAGTTGTTTTCGCGACGGGTTGAAGAGTTGGGCGGTGATCCTAATGTGATTCACTATGAACCAACCGACGAGGACCTATTCCTGCTTGAACGGACGGCAGACTGGGATGATCCGATTGAGATCATCACCGCCTTGAACTGCGCCGGAGAACCGGCATTGGCCGAGGCGTTCAAAGCGATAATGGAGAAGGACATCGTTGATCCGCGGACTAAGGATGTGATTCACAAGGCTAAGATTGATGAGGGGAACCACATCAACCTGGGTAAGAAGATGCTTGCGCGCTTCGCGACAGACGAGGCGACCCAAGAGCGTGTCTGGGAAATAGTGGACGCAAAGTTTGAGGCGGCCTACGCCTTCCATGGTAAGCAGATGGATTCAATGTCCCGCCCCGACGAGTTCTCCCAGACTGCAGACGATTGAGTCTGCCGAGGTTTTGGTTAGCTGACTTGCTACGAAAAAGTTCTAGACTTCGTTCCAGGTACCAAAAATGGATGAACCGGCAGCAGAAATACTGGACGCTATCTCAGCAACCAGGCTATGTTCAGGATTAGAGGTACTTCAGCCGGACTCTCGGGTTCCAGCTGGTATCTCGCCAATCGTCACCCATCTTCCGCTCAACAACATCTAGTTCACCGATCACCGCGGCCAGCGCCGTCATGTTAAAAGAACACTCGGTTACGATTGTCTCGCCGTCGACCTCTTCGAGCTCTACATCTGCAAGACCCATCTTCTCCATGTCCTCTATATCGAACTTGGACACTTCGTGTCTGCCAGAAAGTAATAGCGTCGTCTCCTCCGGGTCAAAGGTGTAGTTCTCATCGGCTGCTTCTAGTCCCGCCGCTTCCGATTGTGAGTCAGACATGAGATAACAATTAACACAATTATATAAAAACCCTCGGTTCACTCTTAGATTCACATCATTACGGTGGTGCAACAGACCTCATCGATTTCGAGATCGCATGTACTAGGCTGCCAAGTGGTGATCATGGGAGATGGTACTGGCGACGATAACCCTTTTGGGCCACCTATTCGTTCGGTTAGATATGGTTCATGATCACGAGGACATGGTCTGGCGTTCGGTAGCCGTAGAAAAAGTCAGTGAACTCCGGCAATCAGCGCTAGCACAGTCCAGTTCCGAAACCATCGTGATTGACTCGCTATCCGGTCGTGTTCTTACGACCACAATCGTCGCAAAGCGGGATATCCCGTCGGTTGACCATGCGACGATGGACGGGTATGCATTCGATGCAACTGACGATTATCCGCTCTCAGTCGTCGATGGCGAGGTGTTCCCAGAGGACGAGCCAGAGCCGCTCAACAATGGCGAAGCAGTCGAGATAGCAACTGGAGCTCCGCTCCCGCCGAACGCAAATGCTGTCTTAAAACGGGAAGCCGCGACCGTCGACGAGGGTCAGCTTGACGGCTTAGAAATCGATCCAGGAATGTATACCTACGCTCGTGGAAGTAATGTCAGCGCGGGTGAAACGCTGTTCGAGCGAGGTGAGCGCCTCTCGGCCAAGGACGCGATCTTACTCGGTGATCTCGGGTACGATGAGGTGCAAGTCGCAGAACGCTTCTCGGTCGGCATTCTCGCTACAGGAACAGAAATTCACGAAAAGCAGCGCAAAGACCTCGATTCCGCGATGCTCGCCGCTCTCGTCCGATCGTGGGGACACGAAGCTACCTACGAAGGAACTGTTCCTGATGACTACCAGACCGTCAAATCAAAAATTGCAGGCCTCGCCGACCGGTACGATGTCATTCTTACGACGGGCGGTACCAGTGTCGGGCATAAGGACTACGTGATTCGTGCATTATCCGAACTTGGCAACATCCACTTCCACCGTGTTCGAGTTCGACCGGGTAAGCCGATCGCTGCGGCGACCCTTGCGGACGATGAGGCAGTTGCATTCGCAATACCCGGAAAGCCACTTGGTGCCCACACAATCGCGACGCTTATCGCGCGACCCTTCTTCACTGGGAGAGTGGAACTCCCGACAATCAATGCGACGTTAGAGTCATCTGTAGACTTAGGTCCGGACGGGTTTGAGTATGCCATTCCCGTAGTCTTGGAAAATGGAAACGCGATTCCCCTCGGGCACACCAACTCCCCACTCAAGGTATATGATCGACAGTTTGATCCAAGCGTACTTTCCTCGACAACTCGGGCAACCAGAGCCGACGGGTTTGTTCTCCGACAGGAGGAACTATCGGCAGGTGAAAAAGTGGACGTCGTCCCCTACTCTGTACTCGAATGACCAGGGAAGAACTCCCTACGGTCGCCCCAGAAGAATTCCGGAAGACCGGTGAGCGCACTGAGAAGGCTATATGGGGAGTGCTACTCGCCGCAGGTCAAAGTAACCGCTACGGTGAGGAGAACAAATTACTCGCTGACCTTGATGGTATGCCGCTTATTCATCACGCTGCTACCACGCTTCTTGAGAGTTCTCTTCAAGGAGTTACGGTCGTAGTTGGACATGAGTGTGACCGTCTCAGAGAAGCAGTCGACGATTTCTCCGTCGAGATTCGTGCGAACCCATCTTACGACGTAGGACAGAGTACATCCGTTTGTGAGGGTGTACGAACGGCTCAAGCCAACAGCGCCGATGGCGTCCTCATTGCTCTAGGCGATATGCCGGCAGTCACCGTCGATTCAATCAACCTTCTGATTGAAGCGTACGAGTATGGCGTGTCCGACGTTCTTGCAGCGGCTTGTGGAGGAGCACGTGGAAATCCGGTTCTGTTTGATGAGCGATTCTTTGATCGACTGCTCGCTATTGATGGGGATATAGGCGGCCGAGACTTGCTGACCGAAAATTACAATGCAAGAGCTATAGAAACTGGTGACCCTGGTGTACTTAGTGATATTGACCGACCGGATGATCTTGATTTGTTTCGATAAACGATTAGCATAAATCAGGCTGCACAGATAACATCCTAGAAAAGGCCATGCTTGATGAATCCCTACATAATTCGCCACATGTGAAGAAAATTCTACTTGGTTCACCCAA includes:
- a CDS encoding (2Fe-2S)-binding protein, producing the protein MTITLTVNGEKKEIDVDPTIPLSKLLREELELKGTKRGCETGKCGACTVIVDGKATKSCQRLAGQSEGTDVLTIEGLADRAEEGDELHPVQQGFVDEFGMQCGYCTPGIAMMSVALLEENPNPTREEIQHGIKGNLCRCTGYAKIYDAVLGAAEQIEDTSLEPNELSGDD
- a CDS encoding xanthine dehydrogenase family protein molybdopterin-binding subunit translates to MGQQEPVERPADTGQDAPDGPVGEREARVDALGKVTGEMDYTADIPFDDLAHGQLVRSTIAHGYVESIDVDDALEIEGVIDVIFADQIPGEKRIGSIIPDQPLLNDEKVRYLGDPVALVVAENEATARQAADKIVIEYDRLPKALDADEALAEDAEPIHETGNLIDEYGFTRGDPDAAFEDADVTVEESYQSSMIDHVPLEPEASTAKRCYDDTVEVWTSTQHPHGDRQSIARVLDIPERDIEVNRPAVGGGFGSKLEHNQPCYAAVAAWITDRPVRVKYKRDDEFRGTVKRNTLTLDYRIAADKDGKLRAVEADITVDGGSYLSFSSGVAVRSLVHCTGPYYVDAVDASGRAVYTNKPWGGAMRSFDMFQTTFAIESTLDVLAEELGLDPAELRERNAFDGSKPASTTGQEIEAAGLPETIKDVRTALEDIEIEQPEDPAKRRGVGLASMWYGCGETGHHHPSSAFCEIHSDGTATIQCAAAEIGQGSDTALSQIAAETLGLDIDDVKLVTDSTVAPNANETSASRQTFVSGNAVRLATEDALGTILEKAAGIFEEQFDVRVAPADLRATERKIVAPSTDETIPFEEAVLACNNDGLLLTGTASYTPLFDFDIETFRGSPYPTFSFATHGVVVEVDVETGVVEVEQIITSHDVGTAVNPALVEGQIEGGAVMGMGHTLMEEVELDDQGQILNASLMDYHIPQSRQAPDIETHLVESASDEDGPYGAKGVGESALIPIGPAIANAVADATNSRITELPLKPERVVRSLPKDIIYQ
- a CDS encoding SDR family NAD(P)-dependent oxidoreductase — encoded protein: MDLGINGKVAVVTGASQGIGNAIANTLAEEGADLAICARSPGPLEEAAEEIESKHGVECLPKTADFTDRDDVAAFVDSVVDHYGKIDIFVNNAGSAPGGLLENLDEDDWYKALDLKLMGHVRGATEAMPHLVESEGVLVNLVGNDGTKPSPGELAPGAANAGDINMTEALAKQYGRKGVRVNAVNPGPVATGRWDYLVEIMADEQDLTFDQAMEVAENSIPLGRICEPQEVANVVTFLASEQASFVNGGVIDVDGGQEKALLEFETIRAASENLD
- a CDS encoding ferritin-like domain-containing protein, whose amino-acid sequence is MAMDSSKFAKEVISESNHRGKELAEKVFNADDTITGDDLIPMLKGFMWSEFYLGVIPPMRVMSMMYDGAYEIDVENIDIMLGLGDQIRDEVKHSKLFSRRVEELGGDPNVIHYEPTDEDLFLLERTADWDDPIEIITALNCAGEPALAEAFKAIMEKDIVDPRTKDVIHKAKIDEGNHINLGKKMLARFATDEATQERVWEIVDAKFEAAYAFHGKQMDSMSRPDEFSQTADD
- a CDS encoding VOC family protein; its protein translation is MSDDDIRLQDIDHIGAPVWDADAATAFYQRFGKEVVIDEDLPEYNIRAVFLDFDGVYLEFLEPAGPGNVKTFLERHGPGYQHIAYRVDDIEAAVEYLRKDGVVFQSDEPMPGAGDTRIIFVEERHTAGFQVELVERI
- a CDS encoding xanthine dehydrogenase family protein molybdopterin-binding subunit, translating into MSKHESVPEETVDRDADEDTDVVGSSEERLDAVSKIIGEAEYTYDIEKPRMLHVELVHSQHAHAKIIDVDTSEAEDMSGVAAVVTGEDVPDNRFGSGIDDEYILPKAKVRFVGEPVAAVAAETEEIARKATDAVEVEYEPLDAVFDTQEALKEDPPAVVHEDLHDYGTSDVLKPRLDPNRPNLYANHRIRTGDIEKGFDEADHVYEGSFDTEMMHHVQMEPHVSVAKWTPEDELRMWTSTNTTYRVKNMLAAAFDVPSSSINLKVPYVGGSFGGKEGVTEPIAAAVAKHTDHRPVKLAFSRQDQFIEGTYRTPFETEVKIGVTDDQEITGMKIKTYLGGGAYAGTGFLVTRNCGFAAVGTYDIPNLKFDSYGVYTNLPIAGSFRGFGNSQLIFAIESLIEDIVMDQGWDPIAFREQNTMEEGDENPAGEVMKSMGAKECLDRAAKAIDMDARQREADDDDWLRGVGLAQGSKYSMAPTASSAFVKVHGDGRIEVRTTAEEIGTGSMTVLAQIAAEEFGVDLSDVRVLRGDTEVTPYDDGSISSRLTFNTGNAVRKACFDAKEQLFQHAAAKFDVEPEDLATTGGEVYVKGEDDESRMPFADLFEPTVFAGGGFLKEGGEILGKATWHSPVKNVDPETGRGDRLTAFYTHGAQACDLEINKYTGEVRFNKFVSVYDVGNAINPKMVEGQLEGGISMGIGSTLYEALTHDNGRINNANLLDYKVPFSTEHPLNIHTEIVESAHEDGPYGAKGVGEAVLIPSAAAIGNAIKDATGERLGKIPFTPEMLLEAVENGSGASSE
- a CDS encoding FAD binding domain-containing protein → MAIEQRNNSEFYRASSFAEAANLLREHDAAIIAGGQSLMPLLRQGVIDKEAIVDVSAIEGHNEIDTDDTELYLGGLATHRELIESDLAETPWDALVETAKEIGDRQVRNWGTIGGSIAHADPSLDYPPTMIALDAEVECSNGETTEYVPLEDFYVAEYVTVLDPDQLVTGVRIPRPPEGSGVAFEKFAWRKGDMSLVNVAVRLSVEGSEITEARIIVGCMGPTPLRMEEMEEALVGSSIDDTERQRAVAEHVDKFTQPVGEEHASVEYKNRLAERLTEKALQTAAERAMEGTA
- a CDS encoding molybdopterin molybdotransferase MoeA; this encodes MVHDHEDMVWRSVAVEKVSELRQSALAQSSSETIVIDSLSGRVLTTTIVAKRDIPSVDHATMDGYAFDATDDYPLSVVDGEVFPEDEPEPLNNGEAVEIATGAPLPPNANAVLKREAATVDEGQLDGLEIDPGMYTYARGSNVSAGETLFERGERLSAKDAILLGDLGYDEVQVAERFSVGILATGTEIHEKQRKDLDSAMLAALVRSWGHEATYEGTVPDDYQTVKSKIAGLADRYDVILTTGGTSVGHKDYVIRALSELGNIHFHRVRVRPGKPIAAATLADDEAVAFAIPGKPLGAHTIATLIARPFFTGRVELPTINATLESSVDLGPDGFEYAIPVVLENGNAIPLGHTNSPLKVYDRQFDPSVLSSTTRATRADGFVLRQEELSAGEKVDVVPYSVLE
- a CDS encoding nucleotidyltransferase family protein, yielding MTREELPTVAPEEFRKTGERTEKAIWGVLLAAGQSNRYGEENKLLADLDGMPLIHHAATTLLESSLQGVTVVVGHECDRLREAVDDFSVEIRANPSYDVGQSTSVCEGVRTAQANSADGVLIALGDMPAVTVDSINLLIEAYEYGVSDVLAAACGGARGNPVLFDERFFDRLLAIDGDIGGRDLLTENYNARAIETGDPGVLSDIDRPDDLDLFR